Proteins encoded by one window of Cucurbita pepo subsp. pepo cultivar mu-cu-16 chromosome LG14, ASM280686v2, whole genome shotgun sequence:
- the LOC111810625 gene encoding 1-aminocyclopropane-1-carboxylate synthase-like, with protein MVHLSTNTASKLLSKLAQGNGHGEDSPYFDGWKAYDTDPFHPTINPRGVIQMGLAENQLSFEFVEKWIKNNPKASICSVEGVHEFKDIANFQDYHGLPRFRNAVANFMAKVRGNRVQFDPDRVVMSGGATGAHETVAFCLANPGEAFLVPVPYYPGFDRDLTWRTGVKIVPVICESSNNFKLTREAMETAYVEAEKSGIKVKGLLITNPSNPLGTVYDKKTLETAVTFINEKNIHLVCDEIYAATVFAEPGFISISEVIENDTECDKNLIHVVYSLSKDMGFPGFRVGIIYSYNDAVVACARKMSSFGLVSSQTQYLIASMLSDDAFVDRFLAGSAEKLATRHCNFTKGLAQVGIGYLKGSGGLFLWMDLRHLLKEKTLEAEMTLWRVIINDVKLNVSPGSSFHCSEPGWFRVCFANMDDNTMDISITRIRNFALQNKEVAKVKKQKFCWRQSSLELRLSSRRLEDIMSPHSPLPQSPMLRATT; from the exons ATGGTGCACCTCTCAACCAACACTGCTAGCAAACTCTTGTCCAAGTTGGCCCAAGGGAACGGCCATGGCGAGGATTCGCCATATTTTGATGGCTGGAAGGCTTATGACACTGACCCATTTCATCCAACAATCAATCCTCGTGGGGTTATTCAAATGGGTTTGGCTGAAAATCAG CTTTCTTTTGAATTCGTGGAGAAATGGATCAAAAACAATCCAAAAGCTTCCATTTGTAGCGTTGAAGGAGTTCATGAGTTTAAAGACATAGCCAACTTCCAGGATTACCATGGATTGCCACGGTTTAGAAAC GCTGTGGCGAATTTCATGGCGAAAGTGAGAGGCAATCGAGTACAATTCGATCCAGACCGTGTTGTTATGAGTGGTGGAGCTACTGGAGCTCATGAAACGGTGGCGTTTTGTTTGGCTAATCCTGGGGAAGCATTTCTTGTTCCTGTTCCTTATTATCCAgg ATTTGATAGAGATCTGACGTGGCGAACCGGAGTCAAAATTGTTCCAGTAATTTGTGAAAGCTCAAACAACTTCAAACTGACAAGAGAAGCCATGGAAACAGCTTACGTGGAAGCTGAAAAATCTGGCATAAAAGTCAAAGGCTTACTCATAACCAATCCTTCAAATCCACTTGGCACAGTATACGACAAAAAAACGCTCGAAACTGCTGTTacattcatcaatgaaaagAACATACATTTAGTGTGCGATGAAATCTATGCTGCCACTGTCTTTGCAGAGCCTGGCTTCATTAGTATCTCCGAAGTGATTGAAAACGACACTGAATGCGATAAGAATCTTATCCATGTCGTTTATAGCCTCTCCAAGGATATGGGATTCCCCGGATTTCGTGTTGGCATTATCTACTCTTACAATGATGCTGTCGTGGCTTGCGCTCGTAAGATGTCGAGCTTCGGCCTTGTCTCGTCGCAAACACAATATTTGATTGCGTCGATGTTGTCTGATGATGCGTTTGTCGATCGCTTCCTTGCTGGCAGTGCCGAAAAGCTCGCTACACGTCACTGTAACTTTACCAAAGGACTTGCTCAG GTTGGAATTGGATATTTGAAAGGAAGTGGTGGGTTGTTCTTGTGGATGGATTTACGACATCTTTTGAAAGAGAAGACATTAGAAGCAGAAATGACACTATGGAGGGTGATAATCAATGACGTTAAACTCAACGTGTCGCCCGGTTCGTCATTCCATTGCTCGGAACCGGGATGGTTCAGGGTTTGCTTTGCAAACATGGACGACAACACAATGGACATCTCCATAACAAGAATTAGAAACTTTGCGCTACAAAACAAGGAGGTAGCCAAggttaagaaacaaaaattctgTTGGCGCCAAAGCAGCCTCGAGCTTCGATTGTCGTCTCGAAGGCTCGAAGACATCATGTCGCCACACTCGCCATTGCCTCAGTCTCCAATGCTCCGAGCAACGACTTAA
- the LOC111810631 gene encoding uncharacterized protein LOC111810631, producing MYALELTYPVDVVVSKLMGPDGSVRTEVTIEEVELCEADRGSAPPSYSFQHFSSYGSKKDGTSSINDLGPVSLDKVPDGVVFKDGANTSEDFESRNKRSHLSTSSPGVQPRKPLKVSRGSSSLCSKRPRVVQLEDPLFLSGADDVSDKLGSYLKKCNSHEKTQLLKQKSSLSSKRGDKRNLKVSLKTKFDSFSTNAGNGSAAAGSSFHGLYGLKSGARDFTKLTDDPPLNDILDGSYDCANLSKDKGKKDTNVNECFLQSIRKACSVLQLPWPVRPQNMAESDSCSNSKPDTSLVSSVSSMEEKVNFDVKELSATDSPSLNKVEDACNNSEPLTNALDFKLYKPDHMFMKLGLPMPKDLSSLLQDASKSSVSSNNATDLRSAKQQSRRAMLQPFAWSHSFNGHSKANSDSSKFSANRTTCLGRWWRVRNFSNIPSATADCFTKDLESLTFNQSLFPSTMRVVGPDDGRSSISVNHHQCGWDSLSSATCSKTSSVLVESREKMNNESYEQQCPRVMAAAQTLYDIATSAALRQNIDGMVRWPKKASQKSMRARKLKSEETEELYTTPTTYGLWSNNSIKNEGHHAHPSKKPKLGTTESRRDVAQTNCKRGPLNWTTPRSSRSSPSKFIRDSVSEAKPSTAGAIKQSSSMMPPPATLLCKAGEGQQKTRKLMLMDWKRGG from the exons ATGTATGCTCTAGAATTGACTTATCCGGTTGATGTGGTGGTGTCGAAGCTCATGGGACCAGACGGCTCTGTTAGAACAGAGGTAACAATCGAGGAGGTTGAGTTGTGTGAGGCGGATCGCGGTTCTGCCCCTCCTAGCTATTCATTTCAGCATTTCAGCTCGTACGGTAGTAAAAAAG ATGGGACGAGCTCTATCAATGATTTGGGTCCTGTTTCCTTAGATAAGGTTCCTGATGGAGTGGTTTTTAAGGATGGTGCAAATACATCTGAAGATTTTGAAAGTAGGAACAAAAGAAGTCATTTGTCCACTTCAAGTCCGGGAGTACAGCCACGTAAACCGCTAAAGGTGTCAAGGGGTAGTAGTAGTTTATGTTCTAAGAGGCCACGTGTGGTTCAATTGGAAGATCCTTTATTCTTAAGTGGAGCTGATGACGTATCTGATAAGCTTGGATCATACCTTAAAAAGTGCAACTCTCATG agaaaactCAACTGTTGAAACAGAAGAGTAGCCTAAGCAGCAAGCGGGGTGATAAGAGAAATCTCAAGGTGTCATTGAAGACAAAGTTTGATTCATTCTCTACAAATGCTGGAAATGGCTCAGCTGCAGCAGGGAGCAGTTTTCATG GATTATATGGGCTGAAATCAGGTGCACGTGATTTTACAAAGCTTACGGATGATCCACCGCTGAACGATATTCTTGATGGTAGTTATGACTGTGCTAATTTAAGTAAAGACAAAGGTAAAAAAGACACAAATGTAAATGAATGTTTTCTGCAGTCAATTAGAAAAGCTTGTTCTGTTCTTCAGCTCCCATGGCCTGTCCGCCCGCAAAATATGGCAGAGTCAGATAGTTGTTCTAACAGCAAACCGGATACAAGTCTAGTTAGTTCTGTTTCAAGCATGGAAGAAAAAGTGAATTTTGATGTAAAAGAACTTAGTGCAACAGATTCACCTTCATTAAACAAG GTGGAAGATGCCTGCAACAATTCTGAACCTTTGACCAATGCacttgattttaaattatacaaacCTGATCACATGTTCATGAAATTGGGCCTTCCTATGCCAAAGGACTTGAGTTCTTTGCTCCAGGATGCTAGCAAGTCCTCTGTATCTTCAAACAATGCAACAGATTTACGTTCAGCAAAGCAACAATCTCGGCGAGCTATGTTGCAACCATTTGCATGGTCACATTCTTTTAATGGGCACTCTAAAGCAAATTCAGATTCATCCAAGTTTTCTGCCAATAGGACCACATGTCTTGGTAGGTGGTGGCGAGTTCGAAACTTTTCCAATATACCTAGTGCTACTGCTGATTGTTTTACGAAAGACTTGGAATCGTTGACTTTTAACCAGAGTTTATTTCCTTCAACAATGAGAGTTGTTGGTCCTGATGATGGAAGGTCCTCTATATCTGTTAATCATCATCAATGTGGATGGGATTCCCTGTCTTCTGCAACTTGTTCAAAAACTTCCTCTGTGCTTGTGG AATCTCGAGAGAAGATGAATAACGAGTCATATG AGCAGCAGTGTCCAAGAGTAATGGCTGCTGCTCAAACTCTGTACGATATTGCAACTTCTGCTGCATTGAGGCAAAACATAGATGGGATGGTAAGGTGGCCAAAAAAGGCATCACAAAAGTCCATGAGAGCTCGCAAGTTGAAATCAGAGGAAACTGAAGAATTATATACCACACCTACAACATATGGATTGTGGTCCAACAATTCAATCAAGAACGAAGGCCATCATGCTCATCCCTCGAAGAAGCCAAAGCTCGGAACAACGGAGAGCAGAAGAGACGTTGCTCAGACCAATTGTAAAAGAGGACCATTGAATTGGACTACACCCCGATCAAGTAGATCGTCACCCAGTAAGTTCATTAGAGATTCGGTTTCGGAAGCTAAACCTTCAACCGCAGGTGCCATAAAACAATCATCATCTATGATGCCTCCTCCAGCAACTCTTTTGTGCAAGGCTGGCGAGGGTCAACAAAAGACACGGAAGTTAATGCTCATGGATTGGAAAAGAGGGGGATGA
- the LOC111810945 gene encoding respiratory burst oxidase homolog protein A-like: MTTTAEQEYRCGSDDITQLDTMIFKSSLGAEFGAAEDFVEVTLDVQENNTVVLRSVEPATVINMDDSVSGGSGMPAWTPASILRSTSAKRSSSHRFRQFSQELKAEARAKAKNFSHELKAELRRFSLSRSHASQAFAASSLTVNTNSDVGAENGMDSALAARDLRRQQAKLDRTRSGAEKALYGLRFISGNNKTRGVDTCSELESNFNKLAKDGFLSRVDFAQCIGMKDSKEFALELFDALSRRRRLQNSDRISRDELFEFWLQITDQSFDSRLQIFFNMVDKNEDGHVTEQEVKEIIMLSASANKLSRLKEQAEEYAALIMEELDPERLGYIELWQLETLLLQKDTYMNYSRALSFTSQALSQNLQGIRRRSPIKKFSTKVLYFLRENWKRIWVLTLWIMIMVGLFTWKFLQYRHKNAFRIMGYCLTTAKGAAETLKFNMALILLPVCRNTITWLRKTRIGYYVPFDDNINFHKTIAVAIIVGIILHAGNHLACDFPRLLNSSEADYAYVIDDFGKNKPSYMDLVKGVEGVTGIIMVIFIAIAFTLATRWFRRNLIKLPHPFDRLTGYNAFWYSHHLFILVYILLIIHGLFLYLVHKWYLMTTWMYVAVPVLLYAGERILRFFRSGSYSVQIQKVAIYPGNVLKLQMFKPPQFHYKSGQYMFVQCPAVSPFEWHPFSITSAPGDDYLSIHVRQLGDWTQELKRVFSEVCEPSLSGKSGLLRADETTLKSLPRLSIDGPYGAPAQDYHKYDVLLLVGLGIGATPFISILKDLLNNTVKIEEQDSSTGITSVGNLSYVNKNSQAPKRKNCLKTTNAYFYWVTREQGSFDWFKGVMNEISELDQRGVIEMHNYLTSVYEEGDARSTLITMVQALNHAKNGVDIVSGTRVRTHFARPNWKKVLSKISSKHCGARIGVFYCGAPVLAKELGQLCHEINRNGSAKLDFHKEHF; the protein is encoded by the exons ATGACCACAACTGCGGAGCAGGAGTACCGATGCGGATCGGACGACATTACACAACTTGACACGATGATCTTTAAATCGTCGCTGGGAGCGGAGTTCGGCGCGGCGGAGGATTTTGTGGAGGTGACGCTTGATGTGCAAGAAAACAACACGGTTGTGCTTCGAAGTGTTGAGCCGGCGACTGTGATCAATATGGACGATAGCGTCTCTGGCGGTTCTGGAATGCCGGCTTGGACTCCTGCTTCCATTTTGAGATCTACGTCGGCGAAGCGGAGTTCGTCGCATCGGTTTCGGCAGTTTTCTCAGGAACTCAAAGCGGAAGCGAGAGCTAAGGCGAAGAATTTTTCGCACGAGTTAAAAGCCGAATTGAGGCGGTTCTCATTGAGCCGGAGCCATGCGTCTCAGGCATTCGCCGCGTCATCGTTAACCGTGAACACGAACAGTGATGTTGGAGCAGAAAACGGAATGGATTCGGCTTTAGCGGCTAGAGATTTAAGGAGGCAACAAGCAAAGCTTGATCGAACTCGTTCCGGTGCTGAGAAGGCTCTCTATGGATTAAGATTCATAAGCGGCAATAATAAAACGAGGGGCGTCGATACGTGTAGTGAACTTGAGAGCAACTTCAATAAGCTTGCCAAGGACGGTTTTCTCAGCCGCGTCGATTTCGCTCAATGCATAG gaatgAAAGATTCGAAAGAGTTTGCTCTCGAGCTGTTCGATGCTCTAAGTCGGAGGCGAAGACTTCAGAACTCCGATCGAATTAGTCGAGACGAGCTGTTCGAGTTCTGGTTGCAAATTACAGATCAAAGTTTCGATTCCAGGCTCCAGATCTTCTTCAACAT GGTTGACAAGAATGAAGATGGTCATGTCACCGAACAAGAAGTAAAAGAG ATTATCATGCTAAGTGCATCCGCCAACAAGCTATCTAGACTAAAGGAACAAGCGGAGGAATATGCAGCTCTAATCATGGAAGAATTAGACCCTGAAAGATTAGGTTACATCGAg CTATGGCAATTGGAGACACTTCTGCTGCAAAAGGACACATATATGAACTACAGTCGAGCCCTCAGCTTCACCAGCCAAGCCTTGAGCCAGAACCTACAAGGCATTCGACGAAGAAGCccaattaaaaagtttagcACGAAAGTGCTCTACTTTCTGCGAGAGAATTGGAAACGAATTTGGGTTTTGACACTATGGATTATGATCATGGTTGGGCTTTTCACATGGAAATTTCTTCAGTATCGACATAAAAACGCCTTCAGAATTATGGGATACTGTCTCACCACGGCAAAGGGTGCGGCTGAGACCTTGAAGTTCAACATGGCTCTCATTCTTTTGCCAGTTTGTAGAAATACCATTACTTGGCTAAGGAAAACAAGAATAGGGTACTACGTCCCTTTCGACGACAACATCAATTTTCATAAG ACAATTGCGGTGGCCATTATAGTTGGCATCATTCTCCACGCTGGAAACCACCTAGCATGTGATTTTCCAAGGCTGCTTAATTCCTCTGAAGCTGACTATGCGTATGTGATTGATGACTTCGGCAAGAATAAGCCCAGCTATATGGACCTTGTTAAAGGGGTTGAAGGTGTTACAGGAATCATAATGGTGATTTTCATTGCAATAGCTTTCACACTTGCAACACGATGGTTTAGGAGAAACCTCATTAAGCTACCCCACCCTTTTGATAGACTCACTGGATACAATGCCTTCTGGTATTCACACCACTTATTCATTCTTGTTTACATATTGCTCATCATTCACGGCTTGTTCCTCTATCTCGTGCACAAATGGTATCTTATGACG ACTTGGATGTATGTCGCTGTTCCAGTTTTGCTGTATGCTGGAGAGAGGATCCTGAGATTCTTCCGCTCTGGATCATATAGTGTTCAAATCCAAAag GTAGCCATTTATCCTGGAAATGTTCTCAAATTGCAAATGTTCAAGCCGCCTCAATTTCATTACAAAAGTGGACAGTACATGTTTGTTCAGTGTCCTGCAGTTTCTCCCTTTGAATG GCATCCATTTTCAATTACCTCGGCTCCTGGAGATGACTACCTTAGTATCCATGTACGGCAGCTTGGTGATTGGACCCAAGAGCTTAAAAGGGTTTTTTCTGAGGTTTGTGAGCCTTCCCTCTCCGGCAAGAGTGGTCTTCTAAGAGCTGATGAAACTACCCTTAAAAG TCTGCCAAGGCTTTCAATAGATGGACCATATGGTGCCCCAGCACAGGATTATCATAAATATGATGTGCTACTACTTGTTGGTCTAGGCATTGGGGCTACACCTTTCATCAGCATTTTGAAGGATTTGTTGAACAATACTGTGAAAATAGAGGAGCAG GATTCATCTACTGGTATCACTAGCGTTGGAAACCTCAGTTATGTGAACAAAAATTCTCAAGCTCCTAAAAGGAAGAATTGTCTGAAGACCACAAATGCCTACTTTTATTGGGTAACTAGAGAGCAAGGGTCATTTGATTGGTTCAAAGGTGTTATGAATGAAATCTCCGAGCTGGATCAAAGG GGGGTAATTGAGATGCATAACTACCTTACAAGTGTGTATGAGGAAGGAGATGCTCGTTCAACTCTCATTACCATGGTTCAAGCCCTCAATCACGCTAAGAATGGAGTAGATATCGTGTCTGGCACCAGG GTGCGAACCCACTTTGCCAGGCCTAACTGGAAGAAAGTTCTCAGCAAAATCAGTTCCAAGCACTGTGGTGCAAGGATAG GTGTCTTCTATTGCGGTGCTCCAGTTTTGGCCAAAGAACTTGGCCAGCTCTGCCATGAGATTAATCGAAACGGTTCGGCCAAGTTAGATTTTCACAAGGAACATTTTTAA
- the LOC111810405 gene encoding probable WRKY transcription factor 29, translated as MEDWDLQAIVKGCNGSITPSRTATLMEDPNLVSFLIEKDEILSSCSVYDEFEGLFGSSDDSASASASASAAAISGLLRELKEPEKLHRKSQIAATKQKQSQPPMEDWDLQAIVKGCNGSITPSRTATLMEDPNLVSFLIEKDEILSSCSVYDEFEGLFGSSDDSASASASASAAAISGLLRELKEPEKLHRKSHIAATKQKQSKKSRQNRVVKEVKAEGVCSDSWGWRKYGQKPIKGSPYPRSYYRCSSSKGCSARKQVERSLSDPGAFVVTYTAEHNHAEPTRRNALAGTTRKKFPAPENTSLDRSVASVEEEQPMEGVAEGGVIMDLPFEFFSGLEDFLFQ; from the exons ATGGAGGATTGGGATTTGCAAGCAATTGTAAAAGGATGCAATGGATCAATTACTCCTTCAAGAACAGCAACGCTCATGGAAGATCCAAATTTGGTCTCTTTTTTGAtcgaaaaagatgaaattttaAGTTCTTGTTCAGTGTATGATGAGTTTGAAGGGTTGTTTGGGAGCTCCGATGACTCTGCCTCTGCCTCTGCCTCTGCCTCTGCCGCCGCCATTTCTGGTCTTCTCAGAGAGCTTAAGGAACCGGAAAAGCTTCATCGGAAGAGCCAAATCGCTGCAACTAAACAGAAACAGAG TCAGCCTCCCATGGAGGATTGGGATTTGCAAGCAATTGTAAAAGGATGCAATGGATCAATTACTCCTTCAAGAACAGCAACGCTCATGGAAGATCCAAATTTGGTCTCTTTTTTGAtcgaaaaagatgaaattttaAGTTCTTGTTCAGTGTATGATGAGTTTGAAGGGTTGTTTGGGAGCTCCGATGACTCTGCCTCTGCCTCTGCCTCTGCCTCTGCCGCCGCCATTTCTGGTCTTCTCAGAGAGCTTAAGGAACCGGAAAAGCTTCATCGGAAGAGCCATATCGCTGCAACTAAACAGAAACAGAG CAAGAAAAGTCGGCAAAACAGAGTCGTGAAAGAGGTGAAAGCAGAGGGGGTGTGTTCGGATTCATGGGGATGGCGGAAATATGGACAGAAACCGATCAAAGGGTCGCCATATCCGAGAAGCTATTATCGATGTAGCTCCTCCAAAGGATGCTCTGCTAGAAAGCAAGTTGAACGGAGCCTCTCCGATCCCGGCGCCTTCGTTGTCACCTACACGGCTGAGCACAACCACGCTGAGCCTACTCGCCGTAACGCCCTTGCCGGAACCACGAGGAAGAAGTTTCCGGCGCCGGAAAACACGAGTTTGGATAGGTCTGTGGCGTCCGTTGAAGAAGAACAGCCAATGGAGGGAGTTGCAGAGGGGGGAGTTATTATGGATTTGCCATTCGAATTCTTTTCTGGTTTggaggattttctttttcaatga
- the LOC111810592 gene encoding protein LURP-one-related 17-like: protein MLFFKSSSGAVHQESQPAEEVKRGGDGAAAIVSLTVWRKSLLLTCNGFTVIDCNGNIVYRVDNYTGRPEEVILMDGLGNSVLTMCRSKKLGLAENWCVYEGEVGGETRARKKPICRVRKNMNILHVAPNAKVLAYVYDYRTSEKKYAYSVEGSYGQRSCKVLDASRTVVAEVKRKEAVKGGVCFGAEVFLLVILPGFDPGLAMALVLALDQMFS, encoded by the exons ATGCtcttcttcaaatcttcatcCGGAGCAGTGCACCAGGAATCCCAGCCGGCGGAGGAGGTCAAGAGAGGCGGCGACGGCGCCGCCGCGATTGTCTCACTGACGGTGTGGAGGAAGTCACTGCTACTCACCTGTAACGGCTTCACAGTGATTGATTGTAACGGAAATATCGTATACAGAGTCGATAATTACACCGGACGGCCGGAGGAAGTGATTCTGATGGACGGCCTCGGAAACTCCGTCCTTACAATGTGCCGCTCCAAG AAGCTTGGACTAGCGGAGAACTGGTGCGTGTACGAAGGGGAAGTAGGAGGAGAAACTAGGGCTAGGAAGAAACCGATATGTCGAGTGAGGAAGAACATGAACATACTACATGTCGCTCCGAATGCGAAAGTGCTCGCATACGTATACGATTACAGAACCTCGGAGAAGAAGTATGCGTACAGTGTGGAAGGTTCGTACGGTCAGCGATCGTGCAAGGTTTTGGACGCGTCGAGGACAGTGGTGGCGGAGGTGAAGAGGAAGGAGGCGGTGAAAGGCGGCGTTTGCTTTGGGGCGGAGGTTTTCCTTCTGGTGATTCTTCCTGGTTTTGATCCCGGATTGGCTATGGCTCTGGTTTTAGCTCTGGATCAGATGTTCTCTTAG